One region of Poecile atricapillus isolate bPoeAtr1 chromosome 8, bPoeAtr1.hap1, whole genome shotgun sequence genomic DNA includes:
- the VEPH1 gene encoding ventricular zone-expressed PH domain-containing protein homolog 1 isoform X2, giving the protein MQRWLSRAMHQLFGLVLAHKDLSRAGDLFSLEDAEIEGSLSEALEQIRIISSAADYQSNDNDQAVVEICITRITTAIRETASIEKHGKALVALWESCLEHNLKPSGKDEDAPHAKIASDIMSCILQNYNRPPVMALAVPVAVKFLQRGNKELCRNMSSYLSLAAIAEAELLAEHTETILRSVLQGNSMLLRVLPALYEKRPQPIRARLRELVAPLAQLDPSEQLHLLRLLHTVARKRELGVLKECLPFLFGHLRDPNHSEVILNILLEISSYEPAALAPFLPTLREIGESFPSLIGQTAKIFGAVGHLDEERARTSLLYLVNQLASMEHSFHHLLLLEIKSLTDTFSSILGTQSRDIYRMSNSFSAIARLLLQQLHTDSAAAARMENDPEAECPVPLDDLKSVVNGNEEDEKLQVKIQAFEEKINVDNSTPGSVRRYSLGQVSKEERKDMRFNRSKSLALHALRMKGLSSEGGPDEENGDIPAGISFSEIFLSQEHEQVPFGVHPEAVPVGNPLVSPQSADHPQAAHLPELTPQEALEGTAATGPVEYQDKLYLHLKENLGKVKEYVMEMGRRIPIPEQCVIEDTGGSCVAKLFFSCPLKGHYCLYSKSSFTLVSQQPPLWIHIMFLFQQSLFAEPLSIQSSSVQVLKALWEKTQLKGTHSFETAMIHSTFPHQKDLENVQMHLEEVRFFDLFGYSEEAGAWQCFMCNNPEKATVIPVWLELGGIWALEAAPVWKEPVKLKQSG; this is encoded by the exons ATGCAGAGGTGGCTGAGCAGGGCCATGCATCAGCTCTTCGGGCTGGTCCTGGCACACAAGGACCTGTCCCGAGCAGGGGATCTCTTCTCCCTGGAGGATGCTGAGATTGAAGGAAGCCTCTCTGAAGCTCTTGAACAGATCAGAATCATTAGTTCAGCTGCA GATTACCAGAGCAATGACAACGACCAGGCTGTGGTGGAGATCTGCATCACCCGCATCACCACGGCCATCAGGGAGACTGCATCCATTGAAAAGCACGGCAAAGCCCTGGTGGCTCTCTGGGAATCGTGTCTGGAGCACAACCTGAAGCCCTCTGGAAAAGATGAGGATGCTCCACACGCCAAAATTGCATCTGACATCATGAGCTGTATCCTGCAG AATTACAACCGGCCCCCAGTGATGGCTTTGGCTGTGCCAGTGGCAGTGAAGTTCCTGCAGAGGGGGAATAAGGAGCTGTGCAGGAACATGTCCAGTTACCTGTCCTTGGCTGCCATCGCcgaggcagagctgctggctgagcaCACAGAAACCATCCTCAGGAGTGTCCTTCAAG ggaacTCGATGCTGCTGCGGGTGCTGCCCGCGCTCTACGAGAAGCGGCCGCAGCCGATCCGCGCCCGCCTGCGGGAGCTGGTGGcacccctggcccagctggaccCGTCCGAGCAGCTCCACCTCCTCAGGCTCCTGCACACCGTGGCCAGGAAGAGAGAACTGGGG GTGCTGAAAGAGTGTTTGCCGTTTTTATTTGGACACCTGAGGGACCCCAACCACAGCGAGGTGATTCTAAACATCCTTCTGGAGATATCCAGCTACGAACCTGCAGCCTTGGCCCCTTTCCTTCCCACGCTGAGGGAAATTGGTGAGAGTTTTCCCAGTTTGATTGGGCAGACAGCAAAAATCTTTGGAGCTGTTGGACATCTCGATGAG GAGCGAGCCAGAACGTCCCTGCTGTATCTGGTGAACCAGCTGGCCAGCATGGAGCACTCCTTTCaccacctcctgctgctggagatcAAGAGCCTCACTGACACCTTCTCCAGCATCCTGGGCACCCAGAGCAGGGACATTTATCGCATGAGCAACAGCTTctctgccatcgccaggctgctcctgcagcagctccacaccGACAGCGCGGCGGCAGCCAG GATGGAAAATGACCCTGAGGCAGAATGTCCTGTCCCACTGGATGATTTAAAATCTGTCGTGAATGGCAACGAAGAAGATGAAAAGCTGCAAGTTAAAATCCAAGcttttgaagagaaaataaatgtggaTAACAGCACCCCTGGCTCAGTGAGGAGATACAGCCTGGGCCAGGTCTctaaagaagaaaggaaggataTGAGGTTTAACAG GTCCAAGAGCCTGGCCCTGCACGCGCTCAGGATGAAGGGGCTGAGCTCGGAGGGAGGGCCGGACGAGGAGAACGGGGACATCCCTGCTGGCATCTCCTTCTCCGAGATCTTCCTCAGCCAGGAGCACGAGCAAGTGCCTTTTGGGGTCCACCCCGAAGCTGTGCCCGTGGGGAACCCCCTGGTTTCACCCCAAAGTGCTGATCACCCCCAGGCAGCCCATCTGCCAGAGCTGACCCCGCAGGAGGCCCTGGAGGGAACGGCAGCCACGGGCCCTGTGGAGTACCAGGACAAGCTGTACCTGCACCTGAAGGAAAACCTGGGCAAAGTAAAAGAATATGTGATGGAGATGGGGAGGAGGATTCCTATCCCTGAGCAGTGTGTGATCGAAG ACACTGGTGGGAGCTGTGTGGCAAAGCTGTTCTTCAGCTGTCCCCTGAAGGGTCACTACTGCCTGTACAGCAAATCCAGCTTCACCCTGGTGAGCCAGCAGCCTCCACTCTGGATCCACATCATGTTCCTGTTCCAGCAG AGCCTGTTTGCAGAACCTTTGTCCatacagagcagctctgtgcaagtCCTGAAGGCCCTGTGGGAGAAGACACAGCTCAAGGGGACGCACAGCTTTGAGACTGCCATGATCCACTCCACGTTCCCACACCAGAAG
- the PTX3 gene encoding pentraxin-related protein PTX3 isoform X2 gives MPREFLSLLTLLCACSAAGSALDEEDDYELMYVNLDNEIEGPAPAAEEAASCDCQREHSKWDKLFIMLENSQMKENMMLQALDELPRLELQTLKAELSQLATTLAGTFTSVTSRVVSQVEQALVRSREQAEEGRRLQEMEQGKVLEHVLQLSHNVSVRLGWLESAWRSRAQQRLQETALEQDKAGASTGDSLILNSVWKELQQTRAELRVSQQWAAQHLLPAGCETAILFPMRSRKIFGSVHPTSGMTLSSFTACIWLKVTEALDKTIVFSYGTKFNPYEIQLYLSRDSAVLAVGGAQHKLTARNVIIPGKWLHLCGTWSSENGSAALWAQGQLAASAWDVAGAHTIPDGGILQLGQEKNGCCVGGGFDEALAFSGKLTGFNLWDRVLSPAEVTAQGAGDACGTRGNVVGWGVTEVLPYGGAQYVS, from the exons ATGCCCCGAGaattcctgtccctgctcaccctgCTCTGCGCCTGCAGCGCTGCCGGCTCTGCCCTGGATGAAGAGGATGACTACGAGCTCATGTACGTGAACCTGGATAACGAAATCGAAGGTCCGGCCCCTGCCGCTGAGGAGG CTGCTTCGTGCGACTGCCAGCGGGAGCACAGCAAGTGGGACAAGCTGTTCATCATGCTGGAGAACTCGCAGATGAAGGAGAACATgatgctgcaggctctggatgagctccccaggctggagctgcagaccctgaaggcagagctgagccagcTCGCCACCACCCTGGCGGGCACCttcacctctgtcacctcccGTGTGGTGAGCCAGGTGGAGCAGGCgctggtgaggagcagggagcaggctgaggaaggcaggaggctgcaggagatggagcaagggaaggttctggagcacGTCCTGCAGCTGAGCCACAACGTGTCCGTGCggctgggctggctggagaGCGCCTGGcgcagcagagcccagcagcgGCTGCAGGAAACTGCTCTGGAGCAGGACAAAGCCggggccagcacaggggacagtcTCATCCTCAACTCCGTgtggaaggagctgcagcagaccCGGGCTGAGCTGAGGGTGTCGCAGCAGTGGGCAGCTCAGcacctgctgccagcag GCTGTGAAACCGCAATCCTCTTCCCCATGCGCTCCAGGAAGATCTTTGGGAGTGTCCACCCCAcctctgggatgaccctgagCTCCTTCACTGCCTGCATCTGGCTCAAGGTGACCGAGGCCTTGGACAAAACCATCGTCTTCTCCTACGGAACCAAGTTCAACCCGTACGAAATCCAGCTGTACCTGAGCCGGGACTCGGCCGTGCTCGCCGTGGGGGGTGCCCAGCACAAGTTAACTGCCAGAAATGTGATTATTCCAGGCAAGTGGCTCCACCTTTGTGGCACCTGGAGCTCGGAGAATGGATCTGCAGCCCTGTGGGCACAGGGGCAGCTGGCAGCCAGCGCCTGGGACGTGGCTGGAGCTCACACCATCCCCGACGGGGGCAtcctgcagctggggcaggagaagaACGGCTGCTGCGTGGGAGGGGGCTTTGATGAAGCTCTGGCCTTCTCGGGGAAGCTGACTGGCTTTAACCTGTGGGACCGGGTGCTCAGCCCCGCCGAGGTGACGGCTCAGGGCGCGGGGGACGCCTGCGGCACCCGGGGGAACGTGGTGGGCTGGGGGGTGACGGAGGTGCTGCCCTACGGAGGAGCCCAGTACGTGTCCTAA
- the PTX3 gene encoding pentraxin-related protein PTX3 isoform X1, which produces MPREFLSLLTLLCACSAAGSALDEEDDYELMYVNLDNEIEGPAPAAEEAASCDCQREHSKWDKLFIMLENSQMKENMMLQALDELPRLELQTLKAELSQLATTLAGTFTSVTSRVVSQVEQALVRSREQAEEGRRLQEMEQGKVLEHVLQLSHNVSVRLGWLESAWRSRAQQRLQETALEQDKAGASTGDSLILNSVWKELQQTRAELRVSQQWAAQHLLPAGKARGELWGGHLQQGPPKPLLGTSFSNSSKPQEQQGSFEQAVREEGNPRSCGKRGSEIFQMWDQRKVSSKSLCRAEDPTSSRLSQIKAIVRKQQMYFRHPDYILSPFAFPAGGSYVFAQIMEFLVFLHAPTPSSSHVSISWDVISRSWMCCCQPAKHTPRAGRAHSLWNYCALNIPTGTEKPLTRAAVWGIFLLPKHLHCSVGWPQKGGLKSSNPNPAFWCSDTPKSSSLGVAEQPLICVRCGCRISVCDTNCAEFISELSLPRSNCCLMALFSKNTNYCNLNLPKMYPRRVGV; this is translated from the exons ATGCCCCGAGaattcctgtccctgctcaccctgCTCTGCGCCTGCAGCGCTGCCGGCTCTGCCCTGGATGAAGAGGATGACTACGAGCTCATGTACGTGAACCTGGATAACGAAATCGAAGGTCCGGCCCCTGCCGCTGAGGAGG CTGCTTCGTGCGACTGCCAGCGGGAGCACAGCAAGTGGGACAAGCTGTTCATCATGCTGGAGAACTCGCAGATGAAGGAGAACATgatgctgcaggctctggatgagctccccaggctggagctgcagaccctgaaggcagagctgagccagcTCGCCACCACCCTGGCGGGCACCttcacctctgtcacctcccGTGTGGTGAGCCAGGTGGAGCAGGCgctggtgaggagcagggagcaggctgaggaaggcaggaggctgcaggagatggagcaagggaaggttctggagcacGTCCTGCAGCTGAGCCACAACGTGTCCGTGCggctgggctggctggagaGCGCCTGGcgcagcagagcccagcagcgGCTGCAGGAAACTGCTCTGGAGCAGGACAAAGCCggggccagcacaggggacagtcTCATCCTCAACTCCGTgtggaaggagctgcagcagaccCGGGCTGAGCTGAGGGTGTCGCAGCAGTGGGCAGCTCAGcacctgctgccagcaggtAAGGCCAGGGGAGAGCTCTGGGGAGGGCACCTCCaacagggacccccaaaacccctcctgggCACCTCCTTCTCCAACAGCTCCAaaccccaggagcagcagggcagcttTGAACAGGCTGTGAGAGAAGAGGGGAACCCCAGAAGCTGTGGGAAAAGAGGCAGTGAGATTTTTCAAATGTGGGATCAAAGAAAGGTTTCATCAAAGTCCTTGTGCAGGGCAGAGGATCCCACCTCCTCCAGGCTCTCCCAGATCAAAGCCATTGTCAGAAAGCAACAAATGTATTTTAGACATCCAGATTATATTCTCTCACCTTTTGCCTTCCCAGCTGGTGGCTCCTATGTATTTGCACAAATCATGgagtttcttgttttcctgcATGCTCCcactccttcctcttcccacGTTAGCATCTCCTGGGATGTCATCTCCAGGAgctggatgtgctgctgccagccagccaaGCAcactcccagggcagggagagcacaTTCCCTGTGGAACTATTGTGCCCTGAATATTCCCACTGGCACAGAGAAACCACTAACCCGTGCTGCtgtttgggggattttcctCCTTCCAAAACATTTGCACTGCTCAGTGGGGTGGCCACAGAAAGGTGGGCTCAAATCCTCAAATCCCAACCCAGCTTTTTGGTGCAGTGACACcccaaaaagcagcagcttgggtgtggcagagcagcccctgaTTTGTGTGAGGTGTGGGTGCAGAATTAGTGTGTGTGATACAAACTGTGCTGAATTCATCAGCGAGCTGTCACTGCCCCGCTCTAACTGCTGCTTAATGGCTCTGTTCtccaaaaatacaaattattgcAACTTAAACCTCCCCAAAATGTACCCCCGCAGGGTGGGTGTGTAG